In Methanobacteriales archaeon HGW-Methanobacteriales-1, one DNA window encodes the following:
- a CDS encoding 50S ribosomal protein L18a, translated as MKTKIFRIQGKFVMGENLKPFTKELKALKEEDIYERLYSEFGSKHHIGRYQVKIEKIEEISAEDVQDPVVKALLR; from the coding sequence ATGAAAACAAAGATATTTAGAATTCAAGGTAAATTTGTAATGGGTGAAAACTTAAAACCCTTCACAAAAGAGTTAAAAGCTCTAAAAGAAGAAGACATCTACGAAAGACTTTATTCCGAATTCGGAAGCAAACATCACATCGGTAGATATCAAGTAAAAATCGAAAAAATTGAGGAAATCTCTGCAGAAGATGTACAAGACCCAGTGGTTAAAGCCCTTTTAAGGTGA
- a CDS encoding 50S ribosomal protein L39e: MSRNKPLAKKLRLAKANKQNRRVPLWATMKTNRKVRSHPKMRHWRRSNLKV; encoded by the coding sequence ATGAGCAGAAATAAACCATTAGCTAAAAAATTAAGACTTGCTAAAGCAAACAAACAGAACAGAAGGGTGCCTTTATGGGCTACAATGAAAACTAATCGTAAAGTACGTAGTCATCCTAAAATGAGGCACTGGAGAAGAAGCAATTTAAAAGTTTAG
- a CDS encoding GTP-binding protein yields the protein MDIDDKIKKIEDEITKTPYNKATSHHIGKLKAKISKLKEESIQRKSSGTKGKGFHVKKAGDSTVVLVGFPSVGKSTLLNEITNAESKVGAYQFTTLDIVPGVMEYKGAKIQIFDIPGIITGAAGGKGRGREILSVARSADLIIIVLDVFNPKHLDVIFRELRDVGIRPNEKQPDVTVKRNKLGGVHVSSTIKLTHLDEKIIRSIINEYGMHNADVLLRDDVTIDQFIDALEANRTYIPAVAVLNKIDLADEEYLQEIKKQFPEAIFISADQKINIDTLKDEIFERLKLIRIYLKPQGKKADYEDPLIIREGSTVKDVCGKLHREFVKNFRHANIWGSSVKFESQKVGFDHVLNDKDVLRIILKK from the coding sequence ATGGATATCGACGACAAAATCAAAAAGATTGAAGATGAAATTACAAAAACGCCATATAACAAGGCTACTTCTCATCACATAGGTAAGCTCAAGGCAAAAATATCAAAATTGAAAGAGGAATCCATTCAAAGAAAGAGTTCTGGAACTAAGGGAAAAGGATTCCACGTGAAAAAAGCGGGGGATTCTACAGTAGTTCTAGTTGGGTTTCCATCAGTGGGTAAATCCACACTTCTCAATGAAATAACCAATGCCGAATCTAAAGTAGGAGCCTATCAATTCACCACACTGGATATAGTTCCTGGTGTTATGGAATATAAAGGTGCTAAGATTCAAATTTTTGATATTCCTGGAATAATTACTGGTGCTGCTGGTGGAAAAGGCCGTGGCCGAGAAATTTTATCTGTAGCCCGGAGTGCAGACCTTATAATCATTGTATTAGATGTATTTAATCCAAAACACCTTGATGTAATTTTTAGAGAATTAAGAGATGTAGGGATTAGGCCAAATGAAAAACAGCCCGATGTTACGGTTAAAAGAAATAAATTAGGTGGAGTACATGTTTCATCAACTATTAAGCTCACTCATCTTGATGAAAAAATAATAAGATCCATAATAAACGAATATGGGATGCATAATGCCGATGTTCTATTAAGAGATGATGTTACTATAGATCAGTTCATTGATGCTTTGGAGGCCAATAGAACCTATATTCCGGCAGTTGCCGTTTTAAATAAGATAGATCTGGCAGATGAAGAATATTTACAAGAAATCAAAAAGCAGTTCCCTGAAGCTATTTTTATCTCAGCTGATCAAAAAATAAATATTGATACACTTAAAGACGAAATTTTCGAGCGCTTAAAATTGATAAGAATTTATCTAAAACCTCAGGGCAAAAAAGCAGATTATGAAGACCCTTTGATAATTAGAGAAGGATCTACGGTAAAAGACGTTTGTGGAAAATTGCATAGGGAATTTGTGAAAAATTTCCGGCACGCTAATATTTGGGGAAGTTCTGTAAAATTTGAAAGCCAGAAAGTGGGTTTTGACCATGTTTTAAATGATAAGGATGTTTTAAGAATTATTTTGAAAAAATAG
- a CDS encoding signal recognition particle-docking protein FtsY, which translates to MFDSLKKKFNGTIGKLTEQVSQEAEEEAKKAELETSVKNKAESSPEKVDDVKSFPVPTKSDESLVEQSETTESVPEDIKDDETSEDKDSDSKKSFFSRLKRKSSEEDSKLPKEDEEEEKSVSEKEEKEFDESDKESKSGIFSFIREKTISEKDLDELLWELEMSLLESDVALEVAEKIISSVKEDLVGIKIKRSSDVSEYTLQALKKAVTGILDVESKSMDTLLAEKKAKNEPLIIMFVGINGTGKTTTIAKISTYFINKGYTPVIAASDTFRAGAIEQITHHAEAVGVKIIKHKKGADPAAVAFDAVSHAKAQGKEIVLVDTAGRMQTNINLMDEMAKIKRVISPDMIVFVGDSLTGNDVVEQAIKFNDSVGLDGIILTKADADAKGGAALSIGYVISKPILFLGMGQGYEDLMEFKPEWMIEQIF; encoded by the coding sequence TTGTTTGATTCTCTAAAAAAGAAATTCAATGGAACCATAGGTAAGCTTACTGAACAAGTTTCTCAGGAAGCCGAAGAGGAAGCAAAAAAGGCGGAACTTGAAACTTCGGTCAAAAATAAAGCAGAATCTTCTCCTGAAAAGGTTGATGATGTAAAATCATTTCCAGTGCCTACTAAATCAGATGAATCATTAGTAGAACAAAGTGAAACTACAGAAAGCGTTCCAGAAGATATTAAAGATGATGAAACTTCTGAAGATAAAGATTCTGATTCTAAAAAATCTTTTTTTTCTAGATTAAAAAGAAAATCTTCGGAAGAAGATTCAAAACTACCTAAAGAAGATGAGGAAGAAGAAAAATCTGTTTCTGAGAAAGAAGAAAAAGAATTTGATGAATCTGATAAGGAATCTAAATCAGGTATTTTTTCTTTTATTCGGGAAAAAACTATTTCCGAGAAAGATCTGGATGAACTTTTATGGGAACTTGAAATGTCTCTTTTAGAGAGTGATGTGGCCTTAGAAGTGGCCGAAAAAATTATTAGTTCTGTTAAAGAGGATCTGGTGGGTATAAAAATAAAAAGAAGCAGCGATGTTTCTGAATACACTCTCCAGGCCCTTAAAAAGGCCGTTACTGGAATTTTAGATGTAGAAAGTAAGAGCATGGATACTTTACTTGCTGAAAAAAAAGCCAAAAACGAACCTTTAATAATCATGTTTGTGGGCATAAATGGTACTGGAAAAACTACTACCATTGCCAAAATTTCTACTTATTTTATAAATAAAGGATATACTCCAGTTATTGCAGCATCTGATACCTTTAGAGCTGGAGCTATTGAACAAATAACTCATCATGCTGAAGCTGTTGGTGTTAAAATCATCAAGCACAAAAAAGGTGCAGATCCTGCTGCCGTGGCCTTTGATGCAGTTTCCCATGCCAAAGCACAGGGAAAAGAAATAGTTTTGGTAGATACTGCCGGGAGAATGCAGACCAATATAAATCTTATGGATGAAATGGCCAAAATTAAGAGAGTTATAAGTCCAGATATGATTGTATTTGTAGGTGATTCCCTTACTGGCAACGATGTCGTGGAACAGGCCATAAAATTCAATGATTCTGTTGGTTTAGATGGAATTATCCTCACCAAGGCCGATGCAGATGCTAAAGGCGGTGCAGCCCTATCTATTGGTTATGTAATTAGTAAACCAATATTATTTTTAGGTATGGGTCAGGGATATGAAGATTTAATGGAATTTAAACCAGAATGGATGATTGAACAGATATTTTAG
- a CDS encoding 30S ribosomal protein S19e, translating to MSTVYDVPADLLINQVAKELTKEDKINSPEWANYVKTGVHKERRPENVDWWYVRCAALLRRVYIDGPVGVNSLRTHYGGKKDRGSSPEKFKRGSGAIIRGALHQLEATGLIEKIEGGRVVTPKGRSFLDNTSVGVKAEIPELAKY from the coding sequence ATGAGTACAGTTTATGATGTGCCTGCAGATTTACTTATAAATCAAGTTGCAAAAGAATTAACCAAAGAAGATAAAATAAATTCCCCAGAATGGGCGAATTATGTTAAAACAGGTGTTCATAAAGAACGCCGGCCAGAAAATGTTGATTGGTGGTACGTTCGATGTGCTGCCCTTCTAAGAAGAGTTTATATCGATGGCCCTGTAGGCGTAAACAGCCTAAGAACCCATTACGGTGGTAAAAAAGACCGAGGTTCCAGTCCTGAAAAATTCAAAAGAGGAAGCGGAGCTATCATAAGAGGAGCTTTACACCAATTAGAAGCTACAGGCCTAATTGAAAAGATTGAAGGCGGTAGAGTGGTTACTCCTAAGGGAAGATCTTTCCTAGATAACACTTCTGTTGGTGTCAAGGCAGAAATCCCGGAATTAGCTAAATACTAG
- a CDS encoding ribose 1,5-bisphosphate isomerase (in Methanocaldococcus jannaschii this enzyme is involved in conversion of 5-phospho-D-ribose-1-pyrophosphate to ribulose-1,5-bisphosphate using NAD as a cofactor; part of RubisCO pathway) — protein MELDDITISRAIVEEFMNDFMDYMDIDVAIGGGGPAGLTAGYYLAKAGLKVALYERKLSIGGGMWGGGMMFNKIVVQEEGKRILDEFGIQSKKYQENYYVSDSVEATSTLCSKATQAGLKIFNLMSIEDVMIRGDDISGLVLNWSSVEMGGLHVDPLSIRSKAVIDATGHPCEVVKVVQNKIGPKLNTPTGEIIGEKSMWAEVGEPAIMENTREVYPNLYVAGMAANAVYGAPRMGPVFGGMLLSGEKIANMLIEKLK, from the coding sequence ATGGAATTAGACGATATAACTATATCCAGAGCAATAGTAGAAGAATTTATGAATGATTTCATGGATTATATGGACATAGATGTAGCTATTGGTGGTGGAGGTCCTGCCGGGCTTACTGCAGGTTACTATCTAGCCAAAGCAGGGCTCAAAGTAGCTTTATACGAACGAAAACTTTCCATAGGTGGTGGAATGTGGGGCGGAGGCATGATGTTCAATAAAATCGTTGTCCAAGAAGAAGGGAAGCGTATTTTAGACGAATTCGGAATCCAATCCAAAAAATACCAGGAAAATTACTATGTTTCTGATTCAGTAGAAGCAACTTCGACACTCTGTTCCAAAGCAACTCAAGCAGGCCTTAAAATTTTTAATTTGATGAGTATAGAAGATGTTATGATTAGAGGGGACGATATTAGTGGTTTAGTATTGAACTGGAGTTCCGTAGAAATGGGCGGGCTACATGTAGACCCACTAAGTATTAGATCCAAAGCAGTGATTGATGCCACAGGTCACCCCTGTGAAGTCGTTAAAGTGGTTCAAAATAAAATTGGTCCTAAATTAAACACACCTACCGGGGAAATTATAGGTGAAAAATCAATGTGGGCAGAAGTAGGAGAGCCCGCCATTATGGAAAACACGCGCGAAGTTTATCCTAACCTTTATGTGGCAGGAATGGCAGCTAATGCAGTTTATGGTGCCCCTAGAATGGGACCTGTCTTTGGTGGAATGCTCCTATCTGGAGAAAAAATTGCCAATATGTTAATTGAAAAACTGAAATAA
- a CDS encoding methyltransferase type 12: MKKVQEHFDSEAKYYDNLILTLIPYYDQMTDVLVDGLPFNEKKDLKILDLGCGTGNISQKIKIRFPTAHITCVDLSENMLNIAKNKLSNYSNITYKLADFQDISLNGVYDAVVSSLAMHHLESDSDKKKLYEKIFNLLSDDGVFYNADVVLGSSDYLQNMYIKKWKEFMAKNHSEEDIENKWMPTHRAEDNPSKMSDHIKWLDDAGFKQVDVLWKYYNYGVYGGVK; this comes from the coding sequence ATGAAAAAAGTTCAAGAACACTTTGATAGTGAAGCTAAATATTATGACAACTTAATTTTAACTTTAATTCCTTACTATGATCAAATGACTGATGTGCTGGTGGATGGGCTGCCTTTTAATGAGAAAAAAGATTTAAAGATTCTTGATTTAGGATGCGGAACTGGTAATATTTCTCAAAAGATAAAAATAAGATTTCCCACAGCCCATATAACTTGTGTAGATCTATCTGAAAATATGCTTAATATAGCTAAAAATAAGCTCTCAAATTACTCGAATATCACTTATAAATTGGCTGATTTTCAGGATATTTCTTTAAATGGAGTTTATGATGCTGTTGTTTCATCTTTGGCCATGCATCATCTAGAATCAGACTCAGATAAGAAAAAATTGTATGAGAAAATTTTTAATTTGCTCTCAGATGACGGCGTATTTTACAATGCTGACGTTGTTTTAGGCTCTTCAGACTATTTACAGAATATGTATATTAAAAAATGGAAAGAATTCATGGCCAAAAACCATTCTGAGGAAGACATTGAAAATAAATGGATGCCTACACATAGGGCAGAAGATAATCCTTCGAAAATGAGTGACCATATCAAATGGTTAGATGATGCTGGCTTTAAGCAGGTAGATGTGCTATGGAAATATTATAATTATGGGGTCTATGGTGGAGTAAAATAG
- a CDS encoding peptide transporter, giving the protein MDYRKTLSKLKPLIIIILLFSVVFFIRAEAYNISGAPDQSKDFYKDASGLPYFSEMDSYYNYRLTLNYIQKGMLGDTKLNGTDWDLHSYSQPGRSAEYPPLIVYITSFFYYVANLFWKMPLINVAFWTGAIIGSLCVIPAYLFVRRITNDYGGITAGILVGLAPTYFAHTYAGFFDTDMFNMILPLLVIWFFVESILAKDIKKRAIFASLSAISLIVFSLAWVGYIFYLSILVAFVIAYLIVARFILTESKPMSEYSNKLKWFLDQKEIFSLLIVLVIGGIFVGIFNGFSSILDSLYGLIGVNQIQALTQATTYPNVYVSVSELQIPTLISASGGISSVVLPNQSSIIGGVGGLLAFISGILGVGALIWRVKSTYHTKKQSHASKKPGKSQRKEKYAGKRKNIENTQHPHTRMTKTELFEFKRKNLLYAALFVVWIIMTGYAVTKGFRFISAFSLPISLSAGIFIGFAVVYVRENLKTASTLALLAFITGALTIYPFGISTVATLVGGLIMGLIVLLIKKPGIRAPLVMSLMVLAVIAPAISGANTVSNSVVPGTDDGMWDSMSWIKNNTPNDTVVMSWWDFGHLFTAAADRPVTFDGGSQNTPRAYWIGKAMVTTNETLSSGIFRMLASSGDQAYLTLDNYTNDSGKSAEILSATLGLSKDQAQTVMVNKYKLTTSQAQTILNYTHPVKPTPFVFVASSDMLGKAGWWSYFGSWDFEKQNATRSSYFTSVASSKPQVINNTTMVETVNTQVDNQLVGVLVQEDINGTNQTNATIIVGANTTFEKINPHKLIIIKGNQLVTNEIVDTNSSLSLIVIGDNGTYTTIIMDKALEDAMFTKLFLLGGYNQTSFKFLHQEPGVVLWTSTNSTINGTNTTSST; this is encoded by the coding sequence ATGGACTATAGAAAGACATTGTCGAAATTAAAGCCCTTAATAATAATTATACTGCTGTTTTCAGTTGTTTTCTTCATTAGGGCAGAAGCATACAACATTTCAGGGGCCCCAGACCAGTCAAAAGATTTTTACAAAGATGCGTCAGGGCTTCCTTATTTCAGCGAGATGGATTCATATTATAACTACCGTCTAACCCTTAACTACATTCAAAAAGGAATGTTAGGAGATACTAAATTAAATGGAACAGATTGGGATCTTCATTCATATTCCCAACCAGGTAGATCTGCAGAATACCCACCTTTGATTGTATATATTACCTCATTTTTCTATTATGTAGCCAATCTATTTTGGAAAATGCCTTTAATTAATGTGGCCTTCTGGACCGGTGCCATAATAGGTTCACTCTGTGTGATTCCCGCGTACCTATTTGTACGCAGAATCACCAATGATTACGGTGGAATAACCGCAGGAATATTGGTAGGTCTGGCACCGACCTATTTTGCCCACACTTATGCAGGATTCTTTGATACAGATATGTTTAATATGATATTGCCTCTGCTGGTGATATGGTTCTTCGTGGAGAGTATTTTAGCCAAAGACATTAAAAAGAGAGCAATTTTTGCATCCCTTTCGGCAATATCACTCATAGTGTTCTCACTAGCATGGGTAGGATACATATTTTATCTCTCCATATTGGTTGCTTTCGTAATTGCATATTTAATAGTTGCTCGATTCATTTTAACTGAATCTAAACCAATGAGTGAATATTCAAACAAGTTAAAATGGTTCTTAGACCAAAAAGAGATTTTTTCACTACTAATTGTACTAGTTATTGGTGGAATATTTGTAGGAATATTCAACGGGTTCTCATCCATATTAGATTCATTATATGGACTTATAGGTGTGAATCAAATACAAGCCCTTACACAAGCCACTACATACCCTAATGTGTATGTTTCAGTATCAGAATTGCAGATACCTACATTAATCAGCGCTAGTGGTGGAATAAGTTCAGTAGTCCTACCAAATCAATCTTCAATCATTGGAGGAGTAGGCGGATTACTAGCATTTATTTCAGGCATATTGGGAGTTGGAGCTTTAATTTGGAGAGTTAAATCAACTTACCATACTAAAAAACAATCCCATGCTAGTAAAAAACCAGGCAAATCCCAAAGAAAAGAAAAGTATGCAGGTAAACGTAAAAATATTGAAAATACCCAGCACCCACATACACGAATGACTAAAACTGAATTATTTGAGTTTAAAAGGAAAAACTTATTATATGCTGCTTTATTTGTAGTATGGATTATAATGACAGGTTATGCTGTAACAAAAGGTTTCAGATTCATATCCGCATTTTCTTTACCTATAAGCCTAAGTGCAGGAATATTCATAGGATTTGCAGTAGTTTATGTGAGAGAAAATCTAAAAACAGCATCTACCTTGGCATTGTTGGCATTTATAACTGGAGCACTGACTATTTACCCCTTTGGAATTTCTACAGTGGCCACTCTTGTCGGTGGATTAATAATGGGATTAATAGTTCTTTTAATTAAAAAACCAGGTATAAGGGCGCCTTTAGTGATGTCCCTCATGGTACTGGCAGTTATAGCTCCGGCTATTAGTGGGGCAAATACTGTTTCTAACTCGGTTGTTCCTGGTACTGACGATGGAATGTGGGATTCTATGTCCTGGATAAAAAACAACACCCCTAATGATACCGTAGTAATGTCCTGGTGGGATTTCGGGCACCTTTTTACTGCCGCAGCAGATAGGCCAGTTACCTTTGATGGAGGTTCACAAAATACACCAAGGGCCTATTGGATAGGTAAGGCTATGGTAACCACAAATGAGACTCTTTCCAGCGGAATATTTAGGATGCTAGCTTCCAGTGGTGATCAAGCATATTTAACATTAGATAACTATACCAATGACAGTGGAAAGAGTGCGGAAATATTGTCTGCAACCTTAGGACTTAGTAAAGATCAAGCTCAGACTGTGATGGTTAATAAATATAAATTAACAACATCACAAGCCCAAACTATACTTAACTACACTCACCCTGTCAAACCAACACCATTTGTTTTTGTAGCAAGTTCAGACATGCTAGGAAAAGCAGGTTGGTGGAGTTACTTTGGAAGCTGGGATTTCGAGAAACAAAATGCAACCAGATCTAGCTATTTCACTTCAGTGGCCAGTTCAAAACCACAGGTGATAAATAACACCACTATGGTTGAAACTGTGAACACTCAAGTAGATAATCAATTGGTTGGAGTATTAGTACAAGAAGATATTAATGGAACTAACCAAACCAATGCAACCATAATTGTGGGGGCGAATACTACCTTCGAGAAAATAAATCCGCACAAATTGATAATAATCAAAGGAAACCAACTGGTTACAAACGAAATCGTTGACACAAATAGTAGTCTAAGTTTAATAGTAATTGGGGATAATGGAACTTATACTACGATAATAATGGATAAAGCATTAGAAGATGCCATGTTCACTAAACTATTCCTTTTAGGAGGATACAATCAGACATCATTTAAGTTCTTGCATCAAGAACCAGGTGTAGTTCTGTGGACATCCACTAACTCAACAATTAATGGAACCAATACCACATCGAGTACATAG
- the pfdA gene encoding prefoldin subunit alpha → MEDQQRLEELVNQINLYQNQADLIQQQMEALRASLGELEILENTLETIKDGKDLETLVPVGAGSFLAADIKNTEEVIMSVGAGVAISKKMDDAQETVSTQKEELQKTMEKMAQNLQQLTDIIVKLSPQAEELLQKVRGSGQ, encoded by the coding sequence ATGGAAGACCAGCAGAGATTAGAGGAATTAGTAAACCAAATAAACCTGTATCAAAATCAGGCCGACCTAATTCAGCAACAAATGGAAGCATTAAGAGCGTCCCTTGGCGAATTAGAAATCCTGGAAAATACATTAGAAACCATTAAAGATGGAAAAGATCTGGAAACTTTAGTACCAGTGGGTGCAGGTTCTTTCCTCGCTGCAGATATCAAAAACACCGAAGAAGTAATTATGAGCGTCGGTGCTGGTGTGGCTATCAGTAAAAAAATGGATGATGCCCAGGAAACTGTTTCCACCCAGAAAGAAGAGCTGCAAAAAACCATGGAAAAAATGGCTCAAAATTTACAACAATTAACGGATATAATTGTTAAACTGTCTCCTCAAGCAGAGGAGCTCCTCCAAAAAGTTAGGGGAAGTGGACAGTAA
- a CDS encoding translation initiation factor IF-6 — protein sequence MIRRINLSGNPNLGVYISITDSVALVPLNLPEVMEEAIKEALEIEVLRTPISGSSLAGALAVGNSNGFLVSTHTMDKEIETMRNAGLKVEKVPDRHTAVGNIILANDNGALVSPDLSDKSIEIINKVLEVDAQRATLAGFNILGSVATATNKGALLHPQTSKSELKLVEDVLKVSADVGTVNRGVGLVGACSTANSNGVLVGEITTGPEMARIEEALGFLEGYL from the coding sequence ATGATACGGAGAATCAACCTCAGCGGAAATCCCAATCTGGGAGTTTACATTTCTATTACGGATAGTGTGGCCCTGGTTCCCCTGAACCTTCCTGAGGTTATGGAAGAAGCTATAAAAGAAGCCTTGGAAATAGAAGTTTTAAGAACTCCTATAAGTGGCAGCAGCCTAGCTGGTGCCTTGGCCGTGGGTAATTCTAATGGTTTTTTGGTTTCCACACACACTATGGATAAAGAAATAGAAACTATGCGAAATGCAGGACTTAAAGTTGAAAAAGTACCTGACAGGCATACTGCAGTAGGTAATATCATTTTAGCCAATGATAACGGTGCATTAGTTAGCCCTGACCTCTCAGATAAATCTATAGAAATTATCAACAAAGTATTAGAGGTTGATGCCCAAAGAGCCACCTTGGCCGGATTTAATATTCTAGGTTCAGTGGCTACAGCCACCAATAAAGGAGCTTTGCTACATCCACAAACTAGTAAATCTGAATTAAAACTCGTTGAAGATGTTTTAAAAGTTTCTGCAGATGTAGGAACTGTTAACAGAGGAGTAGGTTTAGTGGGAGCATGCTCCACAGCTAATTCTAATGGAGTTCTGGTGGGAGAAATAACTACCGGGCCCGAAATGGCAAGAATAGAGGAAGCATTAGGTTTTCTCGAGGGATACTTATGA
- a CDS encoding CBS domain-containing protein — protein MNVKNVMITEMSTIDENESLDEVLKNSVEKGKGSFVVTSENVKVGIVTTWDVLEAVAEGDDLSEVKAHEVMERDLVTISAMATLKEAAHQMVNHVVWRLLVEEEGEIVGMVSATDIFKAKMDKRY, from the coding sequence ATGAATGTTAAAAATGTGATGATCACTGAAATGAGTACTATTGATGAGAACGAAAGCTTGGATGAAGTTCTTAAAAACTCAGTAGAGAAGGGAAAGGGTAGTTTTGTAGTAACTAGTGAAAATGTTAAAGTTGGTATTGTTACTACCTGGGATGTTTTGGAGGCTGTTGCTGAAGGTGATGATCTCAGTGAAGTTAAAGCTCATGAAGTAATGGAAAGAGACTTAGTAACAATTTCGGCCATGGCCACTCTAAAAGAAGCAGCACATCAAATGGTCAATCATGTTGTATGGCGCCTTTTGGTGGAAGAAGAAGGAGAAATTGTGGGTATGGTAAGTGCTACAGATATTTTCAAAGCTAAAATGGATAAAAGGTATTGA
- a CDS encoding deoxyuridine 5'-triphosphate nucleotidohydrolase: MLGEKELIKLFPDFKELAEPSGIDLRLDEIFIQTGPGSLIDNEKNLPTIKKLEPPIYKLQPKTAYLATIDRKIKIPKGFSMLYLPRSTLLRSFVSVHTAVGDPGFYGTLQFMLYNYGEFEYTIKQGERIAQGVVFDVKGSGEYNGSYQEK; this comes from the coding sequence ATGCTTGGAGAGAAAGAATTAATTAAATTATTTCCTGATTTTAAGGAACTAGCAGAGCCATCTGGAATTGATTTGAGACTAGATGAAATTTTTATCCAAACTGGACCTGGTTCACTTATTGATAATGAAAAAAACCTCCCTACTATAAAAAAATTAGAGCCTCCTATTTACAAGCTTCAGCCCAAAACGGCTTATTTAGCAACAATTGATCGAAAAATAAAAATACCAAAAGGGTTTTCTATGCTATATCTTCCCAGATCAACTCTTTTAAGGTCTTTTGTTTCTGTTCACACTGCTGTGGGCGATCCAGGATTCTATGGAACATTGCAGTTCATGCTTTATAATTATGGAGAATTTGAATACACTATTAAACAGGGCGAAAGAATTGCTCAGGGCGTTGTTTTTGATGTGAAAGGCTCTGGAGAATATAACGGCAGCTATCAAGAAAAATAA
- a CDS encoding ribonuclease P yields MKRGRRPKWMINIGKERIDILFKLADNEFSRHPERSHRYVKLARNISTKYNIQMPIKWKRRFCKNCYKFLKPGQNCKVRLSKGKVHFKCLECGQMMRVPYEKEKKEKRRIKIESYLIKKGANE; encoded by the coding sequence TTGAAAAGAGGACGAAGACCAAAATGGATGATTAACATTGGTAAAGAAAGAATAGACATCCTCTTTAAGTTGGCAGATAATGAATTCTCCCGACATCCTGAAAGATCTCATCGCTATGTCAAACTGGCACGGAATATATCAACTAAATACAATATCCAGATGCCCATTAAATGGAAGCGCAGATTCTGCAAGAATTGTTATAAATTCTTAAAACCCGGTCAGAATTGTAAAGTGAGATTATCTAAAGGAAAAGTGCACTTCAAATGCCTAGAATGTGGGCAAATGATGAGAGTGCCTTATGAGAAGGAGAAAAAAGAAAAAAGGAGAATTAAAATTGAGTCTTACCTTATCAAGAAAGGAGCTAATGAATAG
- a CDS encoding 50S ribosomal protein L31e: MERIYVIPLRKVKDAPRTIRAPKAVRVVRAFLQKHMKAEEIKIDASINEKIWERGIQKIPPKIKVKAVKEEDGSVAVTLAE, encoded by the coding sequence ATGGAAAGAATTTACGTTATACCACTCAGAAAAGTTAAAGATGCACCAAGGACTATCAGGGCTCCCAAAGCTGTGAGAGTTGTTAGAGCATTCTTACAAAAACATATGAAAGCAGAAGAAATAAAAATAGATGCTTCTATCAACGAAAAGATCTGGGAAAGAGGAATTCAAAAAATTCCCCCAAAAATAAAAGTAAAAGCTGTCAAAGAAGAAGATGGCAGTGTAGCTGTGACTTTAGCTGAATAA